Proteins co-encoded in one Hymenobacter swuensis DY53 genomic window:
- a CDS encoding M48 family metalloprotease — protein sequence MNHPRFFRRFAGLVLAGWLVITGSAEAQSATTGQRDVLREITDVVGLKPRFQLRATTEVQNAAAVVYGGQRYLLYNPQFVAAVNRAGRTDWAGISILAHEMGHHLNGHTLRPGGSNPADELEADEFSGFVLRKMGASLAQAQAGMAVVSDEEASPTHPGRGSRLASIGEGWQRASQQIIASNRVAAPSAAPAVLANRNTAPVRTVAANTASPVSVLGKIVFRNNPEQDYYITNRLSVVRLDRDERTAQVVGRLTRSESVNYPYVLVDEQQRRLYISRSGSIVDTSGRQVALLSDPS from the coding sequence ATGAACCACCCACGCTTTTTCCGCCGCTTCGCAGGTCTGGTACTTGCCGGGTGGCTTGTTATAACCGGCTCAGCCGAAGCCCAATCGGCCACTACCGGCCAGCGCGACGTACTGCGCGAAATCACTGATGTGGTGGGCCTGAAACCCCGGTTCCAGCTGCGGGCTACCACAGAAGTACAGAACGCCGCCGCCGTGGTATACGGCGGCCAACGCTACTTACTGTATAACCCGCAGTTTGTGGCCGCCGTGAACCGCGCCGGCCGCACCGACTGGGCCGGCATTAGCATTCTGGCTCACGAAATGGGCCACCACCTCAATGGGCACACACTCCGCCCCGGTGGCTCCAACCCCGCCGACGAGCTGGAGGCCGACGAGTTTTCGGGCTTCGTACTGCGGAAAATGGGAGCCAGTCTGGCCCAGGCCCAGGCCGGCATGGCTGTGGTTTCTGATGAGGAAGCTTCGCCCACGCACCCCGGCCGGGGTTCCCGCTTGGCTTCCATTGGGGAAGGCTGGCAACGGGCCAGTCAGCAGATTATAGCCAGCAACCGCGTGGCGGCTCCTTCGGCGGCACCGGCAGTACTGGCTAACCGCAACACCGCACCGGTACGCACGGTGGCAGCCAACACCGCCTCGCCGGTAAGCGTGCTGGGGAAAATCGTCTTCCGCAACAATCCAGAACAGGATTATTACATCACCAACCGCCTGAGCGTTGTCCGCCTCGACCGGGATGAACGCACGGCGCAGGTAGTAGGCCGCCTAACCCGTTCCGAAAGCGTGAACTACCCGTACGTGCTGGTGGATGAGCAGCAGCGCCGACTGTACATCAGTCGCTCGGGCAGCATCGTGGATACCAGCGGCCGGCAGGTAGCCCTGCTCTCAGACCCGTCGTAG